The following proteins are encoded in a genomic region of Deltaproteobacteria bacterium:
- a CDS encoding type II toxin-antitoxin system VapC family toxin, with translation MRPHAPPPLPQPIGCGVPRRDPDVAAVQILVDTDILIDYFNAGDHSQRLDSPGTRVYYSIVTQKELLAKRGLSAAERRAIRIALGRFRLVPLSRAVTERYSLLRRQYPSLEKEDALVAATALVKRLPLMTRNWRHFRQIAGLTLYGGR, from the coding sequence ATACGTCCGCATGCTCCGCCGCCGCTCCCGCAACCGATCGGATGCGGCGTTCCTCGGAGAGATCCGGACGTGGCAGCGGTCCAGATCCTCGTAGACACCGACATCCTCATCGACTACTTCAACGCCGGCGACCACAGTCAGCGGCTCGACAGTCCCGGCACCCGCGTCTACTACTCCATCGTCACGCAGAAGGAGCTCCTCGCGAAGCGCGGCCTGAGCGCGGCCGAGCGTCGAGCCATCCGGATCGCACTCGGGCGGTTCCGGCTCGTTCCGCTGAGCCGCGCCGTTACCGAACGCTACTCGCTTCTGCGCCGCCAGTACCCGAGCCTCGAGAAGGAGGACGCGCTGGTCGCAGCGACGGCGCTCGTCAAGCGGCTTCCGCTGATGACCCGCAACTGGCGCCACTTCCGACAGATCGCCGGGCTCACGCTCTACGGCGGCCGGTAG